One Nicotiana tomentosiformis chromosome 4, ASM39032v3, whole genome shotgun sequence genomic window carries:
- the LOC104095250 gene encoding cryptochrome-1-like isoform X1, translated as MSSGGSSIVWFRRDLRVEDNPALAAGVRAGAGAVIAVFIWAPEEEGHYYPGRVSRWWLKQSLAHLDSSLKSLGTSLVTKRSTDSISSLLEVIKSTGATQLFFNHLYDPISLVRDHRAKEVLTAQGISVRSFNADLLYEPWEVNDEEGCPFTTFSAFWEKCLSMPYDPEAPLLPPKRIITGDASRCPSDNLVFEDESEKGSNALLARAWSPGWSNADKALTTFVNGPLLEYSQNRRKADSATTSFLSPHLHFGEVSVRKVFHFVRIKQVFWANEGNKAGEESVNLFLKSIGLREYSRYMSFNHPYSHERPLLGHLRYFPWVVDEGYFKAWRQGRTGYPLVDAGMRELWATGWLHDRIRVVVSSFFVKVLQLPWRWGMKYFWDTLLDADLESDALGWQYISGTLPDGREFDRIDNPQFVGYKCDPHGEYVRRWLPELSRLPTEWIHHPWNAPESVLEAAGIELGSNYPLPIVEIDAAKVRLEQALSQMWQHEAASRAAIENGMEEGHGDSADSPIAFPQDMHMEMDHEPVRNNHPVIVTVRRYEDQMVPSMTSSLFRADDEETSVDIRNSVVDNRAEVPNDVNVTEDPRRDTLDQAVTQPARTNPTVGRRNSEDSTAESASSTRERDGGVVPVWSPSSTNYSDQYVGDDNGIGTSSSYLQRHPQSHQLMNWQRLSQTG; from the exons ATGTCAAGTGGTGGTAGTAGCATAGTATGGTTTAGAAGGGATCTGAGAGTAGAAGATAATCCAGCTTTAGCTGCAGGAGTAAGAGCAGGAGCAGGAGCAGTAATTGCTGTATTTATATGGGCTCCTGAAGAAGAAGGGCATTATTATCCTGGTAGAGTTTCAAGATGGTGGCTTAAGCAAAGTTTGGCTCATCTTGATTCATCTTTGAAAAGTCTTGGCACTTCCCTTGTTACTAAAAGATCTACTGATAGTATTTCTTCTCTTCTTGAAGTTATCAAATCTACTGGTGCTACTCAGCTCTTCTTCAATCATTTATATG ATCCAATTTCACTTGTTAGAGATCATCGCGCAAAAGAAGTGTTAACAGCTCAAGGTATATCTGTGCGCTCCTTTAATGCCGATTTGCTCTATGAACCATGGGAAGTTAATGATGAAGAAGGTTGCCCGTTCACAACATTTTCTGCTTTTTGGGAAAAATGCCTTAGCATGCCTTATGATCCTGAAGCTCCACTTCTCCCGCCTAAGAGGATTATAACTG GTGATGCATCAAGATGTCCTTCGGACAACTTGGTATTTGAAGATGAATCAGAGAAAGGAAGCAATGCACTTCTTGCTCGGGCATGGTCGCCAGGGTGGAGCAATGCTGATAAAGCACTAACTACTTTCGTTAATGGACCGTTACTTGAATACTCACAGAACCGCAGGAAAGCTGATAGTGCGACGACTTCCTTTCTGTCTCCACATTTACACTTTGGGGAAGTCAGCGTTCGTAAGGTATTCCATTTTGTTCGCATCAAGCAAGTTTTCTGGGCTAATGAAGGAAATAAAGCTGGTGAAGAAAGTGTCAATTTGTTCCTCAAGTCCATTGGGCTTCGGGAATACTCCAGATACATGAGTTTTAATCATCCTTATAGCCATGAAAGGCCGCTGCTCGGTCACCTAAGGTACTTTCCGTGGGTAGTGGATGAGGGCTATTTTAAGGCGTGGAGGCAAGGTAGAACGGGTTATCCTTTGGTTGATGCTGGTATGAGAGAGCTGTGGGCAACCGGCTGGCTACATGATCGTATCAGAGTCGTGGTATCTAGTTTCTTTGTGAAGGTTCTGCAGCTTCCGTGGAGGTGGGGAATGAAGTATTTTTGGGACACATTGTTAGATGCAGATCTTGAGAGTGATGCTCTTGGTTGGCAATATATCTCTGGTACCCTACCTGATGGTCGTGAGTTTGATCGGATTGATAATCCACAG TTTGTGGGATACAAGTGTGACCCTCACGGGGAATATGTGCGGCGGTGGCTTCCTGAACTGTCTAGGCTGCCCACCGAATGGATACACCACCCGTGGAATGCACCAGAATCTGTACTTGAAGCTGCTGGCATTGAGCTAGGTTCCAATTATCCTCTTCCCATCGTCGAAATTGATGCAGCAAAAGTAAGACTAGAACAAGCCCTATCACAAATGTGGCAGCACGAAGCAGCTTCACGAGCTGCAATTGAGAATGGTATGGAAGAAGGTCATGGCGACTCTGCTGACTCCCCGATAGCATTCCCTCAGGACATGCATATGGAAATGGACCACGAACCAGTTAGGAACAACCACCCCGTTATAGTTACTGTTCGACGCTATGAAGATCAGATGGTCCCAAGCATGACGTCGTCTTTGTTCAGAGCTGATGATGAAGAAACCTCTGTGGATATTAGAAATTCAGTAGTGGACAATAGAGCAGAAGTTCCAAACGACGTCAATGTAACTGAAGATCCTAGGAGAGACACACTTGACCAAGCCGTCACACAACCAGCTCGAACCAACCCCACGGTTGGTAGGAGAAATTCTGAAGATTCTACAGCAGAATCTGCCAGTAGTACTAGAGAAAGGGATGGGGGTGTAGTTCCCGTATGGTCTCCCTCAAGTACTAATTATTCCGACCAATATGTTGGTGATGACAATGGCATTGGGACCAGTTCATCTTATTTGCAAAGGCATCCACAATCTCACCAGCTAATGAATTGGCAGCGGCTTTCTCAAACAGG GTGA
- the LOC104095250 gene encoding cryptochrome-1-like isoform X3: MSSGGSSIVWFRRDLRVEDNPALAAGVRAGAGAVIAVFIWAPEEEGHYYPGRVSRWWLKQSLAHLDSSLKSLGTSLVTKRSTDSISSLLEVIKSTDPISLVRDHRAKEVLTAQGISVRSFNADLLYEPWEVNDEEGCPFTTFSAFWEKCLSMPYDPEAPLLPPKRIITGDASRCPSDNLVFEDESEKGSNALLARAWSPGWSNADKALTTFVNGPLLEYSQNRRKADSATTSFLSPHLHFGEVSVRKVFHFVRIKQVFWANEGNKAGEESVNLFLKSIGLREYSRYMSFNHPYSHERPLLGHLRYFPWVVDEGYFKAWRQGRTGYPLVDAGMRELWATGWLHDRIRVVVSSFFVKVLQLPWRWGMKYFWDTLLDADLESDALGWQYISGTLPDGREFDRIDNPQFVGYKCDPHGEYVRRWLPELSRLPTEWIHHPWNAPESVLEAAGIELGSNYPLPIVEIDAAKVRLEQALSQMWQHEAASRAAIENGMEEGHGDSADSPIAFPQDMHMEMDHEPVRNNHPVIVTVRRYEDQMVPSMTSSLFRADDEETSVDIRNSVVDNRAEVPNDVNVTEDPRRDTLDQAVTQPARTNPTVGRRNSEDSTAESASSTRERDGGVVPVWSPSSTNYSDQYVGDDNGIGTSSSYLQRHPQSHQLMNWQRLSQTG, from the exons ATGTCAAGTGGTGGTAGTAGCATAGTATGGTTTAGAAGGGATCTGAGAGTAGAAGATAATCCAGCTTTAGCTGCAGGAGTAAGAGCAGGAGCAGGAGCAGTAATTGCTGTATTTATATGGGCTCCTGAAGAAGAAGGGCATTATTATCCTGGTAGAGTTTCAAGATGGTGGCTTAAGCAAAGTTTGGCTCATCTTGATTCATCTTTGAAAAGTCTTGGCACTTCCCTTGTTACTAAAAGATCTACTGATAGTATTTCTTCTCTTCTTGAAGTTATCAAATCTACTG ATCCAATTTCACTTGTTAGAGATCATCGCGCAAAAGAAGTGTTAACAGCTCAAGGTATATCTGTGCGCTCCTTTAATGCCGATTTGCTCTATGAACCATGGGAAGTTAATGATGAAGAAGGTTGCCCGTTCACAACATTTTCTGCTTTTTGGGAAAAATGCCTTAGCATGCCTTATGATCCTGAAGCTCCACTTCTCCCGCCTAAGAGGATTATAACTG GTGATGCATCAAGATGTCCTTCGGACAACTTGGTATTTGAAGATGAATCAGAGAAAGGAAGCAATGCACTTCTTGCTCGGGCATGGTCGCCAGGGTGGAGCAATGCTGATAAAGCACTAACTACTTTCGTTAATGGACCGTTACTTGAATACTCACAGAACCGCAGGAAAGCTGATAGTGCGACGACTTCCTTTCTGTCTCCACATTTACACTTTGGGGAAGTCAGCGTTCGTAAGGTATTCCATTTTGTTCGCATCAAGCAAGTTTTCTGGGCTAATGAAGGAAATAAAGCTGGTGAAGAAAGTGTCAATTTGTTCCTCAAGTCCATTGGGCTTCGGGAATACTCCAGATACATGAGTTTTAATCATCCTTATAGCCATGAAAGGCCGCTGCTCGGTCACCTAAGGTACTTTCCGTGGGTAGTGGATGAGGGCTATTTTAAGGCGTGGAGGCAAGGTAGAACGGGTTATCCTTTGGTTGATGCTGGTATGAGAGAGCTGTGGGCAACCGGCTGGCTACATGATCGTATCAGAGTCGTGGTATCTAGTTTCTTTGTGAAGGTTCTGCAGCTTCCGTGGAGGTGGGGAATGAAGTATTTTTGGGACACATTGTTAGATGCAGATCTTGAGAGTGATGCTCTTGGTTGGCAATATATCTCTGGTACCCTACCTGATGGTCGTGAGTTTGATCGGATTGATAATCCACAG TTTGTGGGATACAAGTGTGACCCTCACGGGGAATATGTGCGGCGGTGGCTTCCTGAACTGTCTAGGCTGCCCACCGAATGGATACACCACCCGTGGAATGCACCAGAATCTGTACTTGAAGCTGCTGGCATTGAGCTAGGTTCCAATTATCCTCTTCCCATCGTCGAAATTGATGCAGCAAAAGTAAGACTAGAACAAGCCCTATCACAAATGTGGCAGCACGAAGCAGCTTCACGAGCTGCAATTGAGAATGGTATGGAAGAAGGTCATGGCGACTCTGCTGACTCCCCGATAGCATTCCCTCAGGACATGCATATGGAAATGGACCACGAACCAGTTAGGAACAACCACCCCGTTATAGTTACTGTTCGACGCTATGAAGATCAGATGGTCCCAAGCATGACGTCGTCTTTGTTCAGAGCTGATGATGAAGAAACCTCTGTGGATATTAGAAATTCAGTAGTGGACAATAGAGCAGAAGTTCCAAACGACGTCAATGTAACTGAAGATCCTAGGAGAGACACACTTGACCAAGCCGTCACACAACCAGCTCGAACCAACCCCACGGTTGGTAGGAGAAATTCTGAAGATTCTACAGCAGAATCTGCCAGTAGTACTAGAGAAAGGGATGGGGGTGTAGTTCCCGTATGGTCTCCCTCAAGTACTAATTATTCCGACCAATATGTTGGTGATGACAATGGCATTGGGACCAGTTCATCTTATTTGCAAAGGCATCCACAATCTCACCAGCTAATGAATTGGCAGCGGCTTTCTCAAACAGG GTGA
- the LOC104095250 gene encoding cryptochrome-1-like isoform X2, giving the protein MSSGGSSIVWFRRDLRVEDNPALAAGVRAGAGAVIAVFIWAPEEEGHYYPGRVSRWWLKQSLAHLDSSLKSLGTSLVTKRSTDSISSLLEVIKSTGATQLFFNHLYDPISLVRDHRAKEVLTAQGISVRSFNADLLYEPWEVNDEEGCPFTTFSAFWEKCLSMPYDPEAPLLPPKRIITGDASRCPSDNLVFEDESEKGSNALLARAWSPGWSNADKALTTFVNGPLLEYSQNRRKADSATTSFLSPHLHFGEVSVRKVFHFVRIKQVFWANEGNKAGEESVNLFLKSIGLREYSRYMSFNHPYSHERPLLGHLRYFPWVVDEGYFKAWRQGRTGYPLVDAGMRELWATGWLHDRIRVVVSSFFVKVLQLPWRWGMKYFWDTLLDADLESDALGWQYISGTLPDGREFDRIDNPQFVGYKCDPHGEYVRRWLPELSRLPTEWIHHPWNAPESVLEAAGIELGSNYPLPIVEIDAAKVRLEQALSQMWQHEAASRAAIENGMEEGHGDSADSPIAFPQDMHMEMDHEPVRNNHPVIVTVRRYEDQMVPSMTSSLFRADDEETSVDIRNSVVDNRAEVPNDVNVTEDPRRDTLDQAVTQPARTNPTVGRRNSEDSTAESASSTRERDGGVVPVWSPSSTNYSDQYVGDDNGIGTSSSYLQRHPQSHQLMNWQRLSQTG; this is encoded by the exons ATGTCAAGTGGTGGTAGTAGCATAGTATGGTTTAGAAGGGATCTGAGAGTAGAAGATAATCCAGCTTTAGCTGCAGGAGTAAGAGCAGGAGCAGGAGCAGTAATTGCTGTATTTATATGGGCTCCTGAAGAAGAAGGGCATTATTATCCTGGTAGAGTTTCAAGATGGTGGCTTAAGCAAAGTTTGGCTCATCTTGATTCATCTTTGAAAAGTCTTGGCACTTCCCTTGTTACTAAAAGATCTACTGATAGTATTTCTTCTCTTCTTGAAGTTATCAAATCTACTGGTGCTACTCAGCTCTTCTTCAATCATTTATATG ATCCAATTTCACTTGTTAGAGATCATCGCGCAAAAGAAGTGTTAACAGCTCAAGGTATATCTGTGCGCTCCTTTAATGCCGATTTGCTCTATGAACCATGGGAAGTTAATGATGAAGAAGGTTGCCCGTTCACAACATTTTCTGCTTTTTGGGAAAAATGCCTTAGCATGCCTTATGATCCTGAAGCTCCACTTCTCCCGCCTAAGAGGATTATAACTG GTGATGCATCAAGATGTCCTTCGGACAACTTGGTATTTGAAGATGAATCAGAGAAAGGAAGCAATGCACTTCTTGCTCGGGCATGGTCGCCAGGGTGGAGCAATGCTGATAAAGCACTAACTACTTTCGTTAATGGACCGTTACTTGAATACTCACAGAACCGCAGGAAAGCTGATAGTGCGACGACTTCCTTTCTGTCTCCACATTTACACTTTGGGGAAGTCAGCGTTCGTAAGGTATTCCATTTTGTTCGCATCAAGCAAGTTTTCTGGGCTAATGAAGGAAATAAAGCTGGTGAAGAAAGTGTCAATTTGTTCCTCAAGTCCATTGGGCTTCGGGAATACTCCAGATACATGAGTTTTAATCATCCTTATAGCCATGAAAGGCCGCTGCTCGGTCACCTAAGGTACTTTCCGTGGGTAGTGGATGAGGGCTATTTTAAGGCGTGGAGGCAAGGTAGAACGGGTTATCCTTTGGTTGATGCTGGTATGAGAGAGCTGTGGGCAACCGGCTGGCTACATGATCGTATCAGAGTCGTGGTATCTAGTTTCTTTGTGAAGGTTCTGCAGCTTCCGTGGAGGTGGGGAATGAAGTATTTTTGGGACACATTGTTAGATGCAGATCTTGAGAGTGATGCTCTTGGTTGGCAATATATCTCTGGTACCCTACCTGATGGTCGTGAGTTTGATCGGATTGATAATCCACAG TTTGTGGGATACAAGTGTGACCCTCACGGGGAATATGTGCGGCGGTGGCTTCCTGAACTGTCTAGGCTGCCCACCGAATGGATACACCACCCGTGGAATGCACCAGAATCTGTACTTGAAGCTGCTGGCATTGAGCTAGGTTCCAATTATCCTCTTCCCATCGTCGAAATTGATGCAGCAAAAGTAAGACTAGAACAAGCCCTATCACAAATGTGGCAGCACGAAGCAGCTTCACGAGCTGCAATTGAGAATGGTATGGAAGAAGGTCATGGCGACTCTGCTGACTCCCCGATAGCATTCCCTCAGGACATGCATATGGAAATGGACCACGAACCAGTTAGGAACAACCACCCCGTTATAGTTACTGTTCGACGCTATGAAGATCAGATGGTCCCAAGCATGACGTCGTCTTTGTTCAGAGCTGATGATGAAGAAACCTCTGTGGATATTAGAAATTCAGTAGTGGACAATAGAGCAGAAGTTCCAAACGACGTCAATGTAACTGAAGATCCTAGGAGAGACACACTTGACCAAGCCGTCACACAACCAGCTCGAACCAACCCCACGGTTGGTAGGAGAAATTCTGAAGATTCTACAGCAGAATCTGCCAGTAGTACTAGAGAAAGGGATGGGGGTGTAGTTCCCGTATGGTCTCCCTCAAGTACTAATTATTCCGACCAATATGTTGGTGATGACAATGGCATTGGGACCAGTTCATCTTATTTGCAAAGGCATCCACAATCTCACCAGCTAATGAATTGGCAGCGGCTTTCTCAAACAGGGTAA
- the LOC104095249 gene encoding probable protein phosphatase 2C 9, protein MVKLCFFGANCGQCVGGESSSSSGRGRSHEGNTKYGFSLVKGRADHRMEDYHVAKFVQIEGHELGLFAIYDGHLGDEVPSYLQKHLFANILKEDEFWVDPRRAITKAYEKTDQAILSNNSNLGRGGSTAVTAILINSLRLWVANVGDSRAVLSRGGQAIQMTIEHEPNTERASIEDRGGFVSNMPGDVARVNGQLAVSRAFGDKSLKSHLRSDPDILDIYVDVNCDVLILASDGLWKVMSNQEAVDIARSVKDPQKAAKQLTAEALKRDSKDDISCVVVRFR, encoded by the exons ATGGTTAAGCTGTGCTTTTTTGGTGCTAACTGTGGCCAG TGCGTAGGTGGAGAGTCGTCTTCTAGTTCTGGTAGAGGAAGAAGCCACGAGGGCAATACTAAGTATGGTTTCAGCCTAGTGAAAGGGAGGGCTGATCATCGGATGGAAGATTACCATGTCGCTAAATTTGTACAGATAGAAGGACACGAGCTTGGCTTATTTGCTATTTATGATGGTCATTTGGGGGATGAGGTTCCTTCTTATCTGCAGAAACATCTGTTTGCCAATATCTTAAAGGAG GATGAGTTTTGGGTTGATCCACGCAGAGCAATCACAAAAGCCTACGAAAAAACTGACCAGGCAATACTTTCGAATAATTCTAACTTGGGCCGAGGTGGGTCCACTGCTGTCACCGCTATTCTGATAAATAGCCTAAGATTGTGGGTAGCTAATGTGGGAGATTCACGAGCTGTTCTTTCTCGGGGTGGTCAAGCTATTCAGATGACAATAGAACATGAGCCAAATACAGAACGAGCCAGCATTGAGGACAGAGGAGGTTTTGTCTCAAATATGCCAG GGGATGTTGCGAGAGTGAATGGTCAGTTGGCTGTTTCTCGTGCTTTTGGAGATAAGTCTCTTAAATCACATTTGCGATCAGATCCTGATATTCTAGATATCTACGTTGATGTCAATTGTGATGTTCTTATCCTTGCAAGTGATGGTCTTTGGAAG GTGATGTCTAATCAAGAGGCAGTCGATATAGCTAGAAGTGTTAAAGATCCCCAGAAAGCAGCCAAGCAATTAACAGCTGAAGCATTGAAGAGAGACAGCAAAGATGACATATCTTGTGTCGTCGTCAGATTTAGGTGA